From a single Raphanus sativus cultivar WK10039 chromosome 3, ASM80110v3, whole genome shotgun sequence genomic region:
- the LOC108846504 gene encoding uncharacterized protein LOC108846504 isoform X1, translating to MPCFSSTLPQPFRQTKIDRLLLKKKKMIGGTLTSSSSSSTKLIIDDSPTWILRRGGAGAEIFPCVVVPRKTFLRLDSSVHSKILKPMIPLRVSSSEEVNTEEDAETEAVEKSPGRTVRVRFQLRKECVFGEHFFILGEHPVFGGGLWDPENALPLNWSDGHVWTLDLDLPAGRLVEFKFILKAETGEILWQPGPNRAIKTWETNKTIRICEDWDNADLQMMREEDFVPLLNQEQKQSSFILDDMPLVSENITHPEQSVTLLTNASSNGAGEEVQVLGTVHQISSVVAVDDEPEETSSGALTACQDENVTTEEAAMFTEEESPVLVPGLFPLTDLDNEEVSGTITQVSVEVINEGKAETFPEVDKKQEIKEERNDIGKVKAVSLFENSEQEAVKGVEKTHYNNAAEEEIQPEAEALLGTPHVLLEKDIQWGRRKIYKLLSNFGLF from the exons ATGCCTTGCTTTAGTTCCACACTCCCACAACCATTCAGACAAACAAAGATCGATCGCTTgttgctgaagaagaagaagatgattggAGGCACCCtaacctcttcttcttcgtcctcAACCAAACTCATCATCGATGATTCCCCTACATGGATTCTCCGTCGTGGTGGAGCTGGCGCTGAGATTTTCCCTTGTGTTGTTGTTCCCAGGAAAACGTTTTTGCGTCTAGATTCTTCTGTTCACAGCAAGATTCTTAAGCCGATGATTCCTCTTCGTGTATCTTCGTCAGAGGAG GTAAATACAGAAGAAGATGCTGAAACTGAAGCTGTAGAGAAAT CCCCTGGAAGAACTGTGCGTGTAAGGTTCCAGCTGCGGAAAGAGTGTGTCTTTGGAGAACATTTCTTCATCCTTGGTGAACATCCCGTCTTTGGCGGCGGTCTTTGGGATCCTGAAAATGCCTTGCCTCTGAACTGGTCTGATGGCCATGTTTGGACCTTAGATCTG GATCTTCCTGCTGGAAGATTGGTTGAATTCAAGTTCATTCTCAAGGCAGAGACAGGGGAGATCTTGTGGCAACCAGGTCCCAACCGTGCTATTAAAACCTGGGAAACTAACAAGACTATCAGGATATGTGAGGACTGGGATAATGCTGATCTCCAAATGATGAGGGAGGAAGACTTTGTGCCACTCCTCAATCAAGAGCAAAAGCAGTCTTCTTTTATCTTGGATGATATGCCCTTAGTTTCCGAAAATATCACACATCCAGAGCAAAGCGTGACGCTTCTCACCAATGCTTCATCAAACGGTGCAGGAGAGGAGGTCCAAGTGCTTGGTACTGTACATCAGATCTCTTCAGTTGTAGCTGTAGATGATGAACCTGAGGAAACCTCAAGTGGAGCTCTGACTGCTTGTCAGGATGAAAATGTGACCACTGAAGAAGCAGCCATGTTTACTGAGGAAGAAAGTCCAGTTTTGGTACCCGGGTTGTTTCCTCTGACCGACTTGGATAACGAAGAAGTCAGTGGAACCATCACTCAGGTGTCAGTGGAAGTTATTAACGAAGGTAAAGCCGAAACGTTCCCAGAG GTAGATAAGAAGCaagaaatcaaagaagaaaGGAACGATATAGGGAAAGTAAAAGCGGTTTCATTATTTGAGAATTCAGAGCAAGAAGCAGTGAAAGGTGTAGAGAAGACGCATTACAACAATGCAGCAGAGGAAGAGATACAGCCAGAGGCAGAGGCGTTGCTTGGAACGCCGCATGTCCTTTTAGAGAAAGACATCCAATGGGGACGCAGAAAGATTTACAAGCTTCTTAGCAACTTCGGGCTTTTTTAA
- the LOC108846504 gene encoding uncharacterized protein LOC108846504 isoform X2 translates to MPCFSSTLPQPFRQTKIDRLLLKKKKMIGGTLTSSSSSSTKLIIDDSPTWILRRGGAGAEIFPCVVVPRKTFLRLDSSVHSKILKPMIPLRVSSSEEVNTEEDAETEAVEKSPGRTVRVRFQLRKECVFGEHFFILGEHPVFGGGLWDPENALPLNWSDGHVWTLDLDLPAGRLVEFKFILKAETGEILWQPGPNRAIKTWETNKTIRICEDWDNADLQMMREEDFVPLLNQEQKQSSFILDDMPLVSENITHPEQSVTLLTNASSNGAGEEVQVLGTVHQISSVVAVDDEPEETSSGALTACQDENVTTEEAAMFTEEESPVLVPGLFPLTDLDNEEVSGTITQVSVEVINEGR, encoded by the exons ATGCCTTGCTTTAGTTCCACACTCCCACAACCATTCAGACAAACAAAGATCGATCGCTTgttgctgaagaagaagaagatgattggAGGCACCCtaacctcttcttcttcgtcctcAACCAAACTCATCATCGATGATTCCCCTACATGGATTCTCCGTCGTGGTGGAGCTGGCGCTGAGATTTTCCCTTGTGTTGTTGTTCCCAGGAAAACGTTTTTGCGTCTAGATTCTTCTGTTCACAGCAAGATTCTTAAGCCGATGATTCCTCTTCGTGTATCTTCGTCAGAGGAG GTAAATACAGAAGAAGATGCTGAAACTGAAGCTGTAGAGAAAT CCCCTGGAAGAACTGTGCGTGTAAGGTTCCAGCTGCGGAAAGAGTGTGTCTTTGGAGAACATTTCTTCATCCTTGGTGAACATCCCGTCTTTGGCGGCGGTCTTTGGGATCCTGAAAATGCCTTGCCTCTGAACTGGTCTGATGGCCATGTTTGGACCTTAGATCTG GATCTTCCTGCTGGAAGATTGGTTGAATTCAAGTTCATTCTCAAGGCAGAGACAGGGGAGATCTTGTGGCAACCAGGTCCCAACCGTGCTATTAAAACCTGGGAAACTAACAAGACTATCAGGATATGTGAGGACTGGGATAATGCTGATCTCCAAATGATGAGGGAGGAAGACTTTGTGCCACTCCTCAATCAAGAGCAAAAGCAGTCTTCTTTTATCTTGGATGATATGCCCTTAGTTTCCGAAAATATCACACATCCAGAGCAAAGCGTGACGCTTCTCACCAATGCTTCATCAAACGGTGCAGGAGAGGAGGTCCAAGTGCTTGGTACTGTACATCAGATCTCTTCAGTTGTAGCTGTAGATGATGAACCTGAGGAAACCTCAAGTGGAGCTCTGACTGCTTGTCAGGATGAAAATGTGACCACTGAAGAAGCAGCCATGTTTACTGAGGAAGAAAGTCCAGTTTTGGTACCCGGGTTGTTTCCTCTGACCGACTTGGATAACGAAGAAGTCAGTGGAACCATCACTCAGGTGTCAGTGGAAGTTATTAACGAAG GTAGATAA
- the LOC108846503 gene encoding RNA polymerase II C-terminal domain phosphatase-like 2 isoform X2 — MNRLGQKSVVYHGELRLGELDVKQVSSSSSGNDFRFPNDEIRIHHVSPAGERCPPLAILQTIASFSVRCKLESSAPIKPPELMRLHAVCFHELKTAVVLLGDTEIHLVAMPSKEKKFPCFWCFSLPLGLYDSCLRMLNTRCLSIVFDLDETLIVANTMKSFEDRIEALKAWISREIDPVRIHGMSAELKRFMDDRMLLKQYIDNDYAFDNGVLFKAQREEVRPTSEGLEKVYRPVIRLPEKNTVLTRINPEIRDTSVLVKLRPAWEELRSYLTANTRKRFEVYVCTMAERDYALEMWRLLDPEAHLIGLKELRDRIVCVKPDAKKSLLNVFKGGICHPKMAMVIDDRVKVWEDKDQPRVHVVPAYLPYYAPQAEAPLPVPILCVARNVACNVRGYFFKEFDESLMSSISLVYHEDDVENLPPSPDVSNYVIIEDPGFATNGNITAPPVIEGMCGGEVERRLNQASAADSSTAATSNAEQKPETPKPQIAVIPNSASTTTAAALLPSHKPSLLGAPRRDGFTFSDGGRPLMMRPGVDIRNQNFNQPPLLSRIPMQPPSSSMHPQGGWLVDEESRAPLPGRPAGSYSNQFPHGVQGSAPVTNPSHLRSEELCMDDDLKRQNASRQTTEGGIPQNQLVSNGGEHHADSGKSNGGQSHLFVSALQEIGRRCGSKVEFRTVMSTNRELQFSVEVLFTGEKIGIGMAKTKKDAHQQAAENALRSLAEKYVAFVSPAAGETERGSKNENGFLWENNEAVGNEGLEEEAT, encoded by the exons ATGAATCGGTTAGGTCAGAAATCGGTGGTGTACCACGGAGAGCTGCGTTTGGGGGAGCTTGATGTGAAGCaggtctcctcctcctcctccggcaACGATTTTCGCTTCCCTAACGACGAGATTCGAATCCACCACGTTTCTCCCGCCGGCGAGAGATGTCCTCCCCTCGCCATTCTCCAGACTATCGCTTCTTTCTCCGTTCGTTGCAAGCTCGAGTCCTCCGCTCCCATCAAACCTCCCGAGTTGATGCGTCTCCACGCTGTCTGCTTCCACGAATTGAAG ACGGCGGTTGTTTTGCTGGGGGATACGGAGATTCATTTAGTGGCGATGCCTAGCAAGGAGAAGAAGTTCCCTTGTTTCTGGTGTTTCTCTCTCCCTTTAGGTCTTTACGATTCCTGTTTAAGGATGCTCAACACTCGCTGTCTCTCCATTGTCTTTGATCTTGACGAGACTCTCATTGTTGCCAATACCATGAAGTCCTTTGAGGATCGTATCGAAGCTCTCAAGGCTTGGATCTCCCGAGAGATTGATCCTGTCAGGATTCATGGAATGTCCGCTGAGCTTAAAAGGTTTATGGATGATAGGATGCTCCTCAAGCAGTATATTGATAATGACTATGCTTTTGATAACGGTGTTTTGTTCAAGGCTCAACGTGAGGAGGTCCGCCCTACCTCTGAAGGCCTTGAGAAAGTTTATAGGCCTGTCATTAGATTGCCTGAAAAGAATACCGTTCTTACTCGGATCAATCCTGAG ATCCGTGACACTAGTGTGCTTGTAAAACTTAGACCAGCCTGGGAGGAGTTAAGAAGCTATTTGACAGCAAACACTAGGAAACGTTTCGAAGTTTATGTCTGTACAATGGCTGAAAGAGATTATGCTTTGGAAATGTGGAGATTACTCGATCCGGAAGCTCACCTGATAGGCCTCAAGGAGCTTCGAGATCGTATTGTGTGCGTTAAACCAG ATGCCAAGAAATCTTTGTTAAATGTCTTCAAAGGTGGCATTTGCCACCCTAAAATGGCGATGGTTATTGATGATCGTGTTAAGGTCTGGGAGGACAAGGATCAACCACGTGTTCATGTTGTTCCTGCATATCTTCCGTATTATGCTCCACAAGCTGAGGCAC CCCTTCCCGTTCCAATTCTTTGCGTAGCAAGAAATGTTGCATGCAATGTCAGAGGTTACTTTTtcaa GGAATTTGATGAGAGTTTAATGAGTAGTATATCTTTGGTTTACCATGAAGATGATGTGGAAAATTTACCCCCTTCACCGGATGTGAGCAACTATGTCATTATAGAG GATCCTGGCTTTGCCACAAATGGAAACATAACTGCCCCTCCAGTTATCGAAGGAATGTGTGGAGGTGAAGTGGAACGCAGACTAAACCAAGCG TCTGCAGCTGATTCTTCTACTGCTGCAACAAGTAACGCTGAGCAGAAACCTGAAACTCCCAAGCCGCAGATAGCAGTTATACCAAATAGCGCTAGCACAACAACTGCAGCAGCATTGTTGCCTTCTCATA AACCTAGTTTACTTGGAGCTCCTAGACGAGATGGTTTCACTTTTTCTGATGGTGGAAGACCCCTTATGATGAGGCCTGGTGTTGATATAAGAAACCAGAACTTCAATCAACCGCCTCTTCTCTCTCGAATTCCTATGCAGCCACCCTCATCTTCTATGCATCCTCAGGGTGGTTGGTTGGTAGATGAAGAGAGCAGAGCTCCTCTTCCTGGTCGACCTGCAGGAAGCTATTCAAATCAGTTTCCTCATGGTGTACAAGGTTCTGCTCCTGTCACAAACCCATCCCACTTGAGGAGCGAAGAG TTATGTATGGATGATGACCTGAAAAGGCAAAATGCTTCACGTCAAACGACAG AAGGTGGAATACCCCAGAATCAATTGGTGTCAAATGGTGGAGAACACCATGCAGATAGTGGAAAGAGTAATGGTGGGCAGTCTCACTTATTTGTGAGTGCACTGCAGGAAATTGGAAGAAGATGCGGTTCAAAG GTGGAATTTAGGACTGTGATGAGTACCAACAGAGAGTTACAGTTTTCAGTTGAG GTTTTGTTCACGGGTGAGAAGATAGGCATTGGGATGGCAAAAACTAAAAAGGATGCACATCAACAAGCGGCTGAGAATGCTCTTCGAAGTTTGGCTG AAAAATATGTTGCGTTTGTCTCTCCTGCTGCTGGAGAAACAGAGAGAGGTTCCAAAAACGAAAATGGGTTTTTGTGGGAAAACAATGAAGCTGTAGGGAACGAAGGGCTTGAAGAAGAAGCCACCTGA
- the LOC108846503 gene encoding RNA polymerase II C-terminal domain phosphatase-like 2 isoform X1, which translates to MNRLGQKSVVYHGELRLGELDVKQVSSSSSGNDFRFPNDEIRIHHVSPAGERCPPLAILQTIASFSVRCKLESSAPIKPPELMRLHAVCFHELKTAVVLLGDTEIHLVAMPSKEKKFPCFWCFSLPLGLYDSCLRMLNTRCLSIVFDLDETLIVANTMKSFEDRIEALKAWISREIDPVRIHGMSAELKRFMDDRMLLKQYIDNDYAFDNGVLFKAQREEVRPTSEGLEKVYRPVIRLPEKNTVLTRINPEIRDTSVLVKLRPAWEELRSYLTANTRKRFEVYVCTMAERDYALEMWRLLDPEAHLIGLKELRDRIVCVKPDAKKSLLNVFKGGICHPKMAMVIDDRVKVWEDKDQPRVHVVPAYLPYYAPQAETALPVPILCVARNVACNVRGYFFKEFDESLMSSISLVYHEDDVENLPPSPDVSNYVIIEDPGFATNGNITAPPVIEGMCGGEVERRLNQASAADSSTAATSNAEQKPETPKPQIAVIPNSASTTTAAALLPSHKPSLLGAPRRDGFTFSDGGRPLMMRPGVDIRNQNFNQPPLLSRIPMQPPSSSMHPQGGWLVDEESRAPLPGRPAGSYSNQFPHGVQGSAPVTNPSHLRSEELCMDDDLKRQNASRQTTEGGIPQNQLVSNGGEHHADSGKSNGGQSHLFVSALQEIGRRCGSKVEFRTVMSTNRELQFSVEVLFTGEKIGIGMAKTKKDAHQQAAENALRSLAEKYVAFVSPAAGETERGSKNENGFLWENNEAVGNEGLEEEAT; encoded by the exons ATGAATCGGTTAGGTCAGAAATCGGTGGTGTACCACGGAGAGCTGCGTTTGGGGGAGCTTGATGTGAAGCaggtctcctcctcctcctccggcaACGATTTTCGCTTCCCTAACGACGAGATTCGAATCCACCACGTTTCTCCCGCCGGCGAGAGATGTCCTCCCCTCGCCATTCTCCAGACTATCGCTTCTTTCTCCGTTCGTTGCAAGCTCGAGTCCTCCGCTCCCATCAAACCTCCCGAGTTGATGCGTCTCCACGCTGTCTGCTTCCACGAATTGAAG ACGGCGGTTGTTTTGCTGGGGGATACGGAGATTCATTTAGTGGCGATGCCTAGCAAGGAGAAGAAGTTCCCTTGTTTCTGGTGTTTCTCTCTCCCTTTAGGTCTTTACGATTCCTGTTTAAGGATGCTCAACACTCGCTGTCTCTCCATTGTCTTTGATCTTGACGAGACTCTCATTGTTGCCAATACCATGAAGTCCTTTGAGGATCGTATCGAAGCTCTCAAGGCTTGGATCTCCCGAGAGATTGATCCTGTCAGGATTCATGGAATGTCCGCTGAGCTTAAAAGGTTTATGGATGATAGGATGCTCCTCAAGCAGTATATTGATAATGACTATGCTTTTGATAACGGTGTTTTGTTCAAGGCTCAACGTGAGGAGGTCCGCCCTACCTCTGAAGGCCTTGAGAAAGTTTATAGGCCTGTCATTAGATTGCCTGAAAAGAATACCGTTCTTACTCGGATCAATCCTGAG ATCCGTGACACTAGTGTGCTTGTAAAACTTAGACCAGCCTGGGAGGAGTTAAGAAGCTATTTGACAGCAAACACTAGGAAACGTTTCGAAGTTTATGTCTGTACAATGGCTGAAAGAGATTATGCTTTGGAAATGTGGAGATTACTCGATCCGGAAGCTCACCTGATAGGCCTCAAGGAGCTTCGAGATCGTATTGTGTGCGTTAAACCAG ATGCCAAGAAATCTTTGTTAAATGTCTTCAAAGGTGGCATTTGCCACCCTAAAATGGCGATGGTTATTGATGATCGTGTTAAGGTCTGGGAGGACAAGGATCAACCACGTGTTCATGTTGTTCCTGCATATCTTCCGTATTATGCTCCACAAGCTGAG ACAGCCCTTCCCGTTCCAATTCTTTGCGTAGCAAGAAATGTTGCATGCAATGTCAGAGGTTACTTTTtcaa GGAATTTGATGAGAGTTTAATGAGTAGTATATCTTTGGTTTACCATGAAGATGATGTGGAAAATTTACCCCCTTCACCGGATGTGAGCAACTATGTCATTATAGAG GATCCTGGCTTTGCCACAAATGGAAACATAACTGCCCCTCCAGTTATCGAAGGAATGTGTGGAGGTGAAGTGGAACGCAGACTAAACCAAGCG TCTGCAGCTGATTCTTCTACTGCTGCAACAAGTAACGCTGAGCAGAAACCTGAAACTCCCAAGCCGCAGATAGCAGTTATACCAAATAGCGCTAGCACAACAACTGCAGCAGCATTGTTGCCTTCTCATA AACCTAGTTTACTTGGAGCTCCTAGACGAGATGGTTTCACTTTTTCTGATGGTGGAAGACCCCTTATGATGAGGCCTGGTGTTGATATAAGAAACCAGAACTTCAATCAACCGCCTCTTCTCTCTCGAATTCCTATGCAGCCACCCTCATCTTCTATGCATCCTCAGGGTGGTTGGTTGGTAGATGAAGAGAGCAGAGCTCCTCTTCCTGGTCGACCTGCAGGAAGCTATTCAAATCAGTTTCCTCATGGTGTACAAGGTTCTGCTCCTGTCACAAACCCATCCCACTTGAGGAGCGAAGAG TTATGTATGGATGATGACCTGAAAAGGCAAAATGCTTCACGTCAAACGACAG AAGGTGGAATACCCCAGAATCAATTGGTGTCAAATGGTGGAGAACACCATGCAGATAGTGGAAAGAGTAATGGTGGGCAGTCTCACTTATTTGTGAGTGCACTGCAGGAAATTGGAAGAAGATGCGGTTCAAAG GTGGAATTTAGGACTGTGATGAGTACCAACAGAGAGTTACAGTTTTCAGTTGAG GTTTTGTTCACGGGTGAGAAGATAGGCATTGGGATGGCAAAAACTAAAAAGGATGCACATCAACAAGCGGCTGAGAATGCTCTTCGAAGTTTGGCTG AAAAATATGTTGCGTTTGTCTCTCCTGCTGCTGGAGAAACAGAGAGAGGTTCCAAAAACGAAAATGGGTTTTTGTGGGAAAACAATGAAGCTGTAGGGAACGAAGGGCTTGAAGAAGAAGCCACCTGA
- the LOC108846503 gene encoding RNA polymerase II C-terminal domain phosphatase-like 2 isoform X3 translates to MNRLGQKSVVYHGELRLGELDVKQVSSSSSGNDFRFPNDEIRIHHVSPAGERCPPLAILQTIASFSVRCKLESSAPIKPPELMRLHAVCFHELKTAVVLLGDTEIHLVAMPSKEKKFPCFWCFSLPLGLYDSCLRMLNTRCLSIVFDLDETLIVANTMKSFEDRIEALKAWISREIDPVRIHGMSAELKRFMDDRMLLKQYIDNDYAFDNGVLFKAQREEVRPTSEGLEKVYRPVIRLPEKNTVLTRINPEIRDTSVLVKLRPAWEELRSYLTANTRKRFEVYVCTMAERDYALEMWRLLDPEAHLIGLKELRDRIVCVKPDAKKSLLNVFKGGICHPKMAMVIDDRVKVWEDKDQPRVHVVPAYLPYYAPQAETALPVPILCVARNVACNVRGYFFKEFDESLMSSISLVYHEDDVENLPPSPDVSNYVIIEDPGFATNGNITAPPVIEGMCGGEVERRLNQASAADSSTAATSNAEQKPETPKPQIAVIPNSASTTTAAALLPSHKPSLLGAPRRDGFTFSDGGRPLMMRPGVDIRNQNFNQPPLLSRIPMQPPSSSMHPQGGWLVDEESRAPLPGRPAGSYSNQFPHGVQGSAPVTNPSHLRSEELCMDDDLKRQNASRQTTACFQCTSSAATLYTGLDRMITGFLPDSLSTCGSLC, encoded by the exons ATGAATCGGTTAGGTCAGAAATCGGTGGTGTACCACGGAGAGCTGCGTTTGGGGGAGCTTGATGTGAAGCaggtctcctcctcctcctccggcaACGATTTTCGCTTCCCTAACGACGAGATTCGAATCCACCACGTTTCTCCCGCCGGCGAGAGATGTCCTCCCCTCGCCATTCTCCAGACTATCGCTTCTTTCTCCGTTCGTTGCAAGCTCGAGTCCTCCGCTCCCATCAAACCTCCCGAGTTGATGCGTCTCCACGCTGTCTGCTTCCACGAATTGAAG ACGGCGGTTGTTTTGCTGGGGGATACGGAGATTCATTTAGTGGCGATGCCTAGCAAGGAGAAGAAGTTCCCTTGTTTCTGGTGTTTCTCTCTCCCTTTAGGTCTTTACGATTCCTGTTTAAGGATGCTCAACACTCGCTGTCTCTCCATTGTCTTTGATCTTGACGAGACTCTCATTGTTGCCAATACCATGAAGTCCTTTGAGGATCGTATCGAAGCTCTCAAGGCTTGGATCTCCCGAGAGATTGATCCTGTCAGGATTCATGGAATGTCCGCTGAGCTTAAAAGGTTTATGGATGATAGGATGCTCCTCAAGCAGTATATTGATAATGACTATGCTTTTGATAACGGTGTTTTGTTCAAGGCTCAACGTGAGGAGGTCCGCCCTACCTCTGAAGGCCTTGAGAAAGTTTATAGGCCTGTCATTAGATTGCCTGAAAAGAATACCGTTCTTACTCGGATCAATCCTGAG ATCCGTGACACTAGTGTGCTTGTAAAACTTAGACCAGCCTGGGAGGAGTTAAGAAGCTATTTGACAGCAAACACTAGGAAACGTTTCGAAGTTTATGTCTGTACAATGGCTGAAAGAGATTATGCTTTGGAAATGTGGAGATTACTCGATCCGGAAGCTCACCTGATAGGCCTCAAGGAGCTTCGAGATCGTATTGTGTGCGTTAAACCAG ATGCCAAGAAATCTTTGTTAAATGTCTTCAAAGGTGGCATTTGCCACCCTAAAATGGCGATGGTTATTGATGATCGTGTTAAGGTCTGGGAGGACAAGGATCAACCACGTGTTCATGTTGTTCCTGCATATCTTCCGTATTATGCTCCACAAGCTGAG ACAGCCCTTCCCGTTCCAATTCTTTGCGTAGCAAGAAATGTTGCATGCAATGTCAGAGGTTACTTTTtcaa GGAATTTGATGAGAGTTTAATGAGTAGTATATCTTTGGTTTACCATGAAGATGATGTGGAAAATTTACCCCCTTCACCGGATGTGAGCAACTATGTCATTATAGAG GATCCTGGCTTTGCCACAAATGGAAACATAACTGCCCCTCCAGTTATCGAAGGAATGTGTGGAGGTGAAGTGGAACGCAGACTAAACCAAGCG TCTGCAGCTGATTCTTCTACTGCTGCAACAAGTAACGCTGAGCAGAAACCTGAAACTCCCAAGCCGCAGATAGCAGTTATACCAAATAGCGCTAGCACAACAACTGCAGCAGCATTGTTGCCTTCTCATA AACCTAGTTTACTTGGAGCTCCTAGACGAGATGGTTTCACTTTTTCTGATGGTGGAAGACCCCTTATGATGAGGCCTGGTGTTGATATAAGAAACCAGAACTTCAATCAACCGCCTCTTCTCTCTCGAATTCCTATGCAGCCACCCTCATCTTCTATGCATCCTCAGGGTGGTTGGTTGGTAGATGAAGAGAGCAGAGCTCCTCTTCCTGGTCGACCTGCAGGAAGCTATTCAAATCAGTTTCCTCATGGTGTACAAGGTTCTGCTCCTGTCACAAACCCATCCCACTTGAGGAGCGAAGAG TTATGTATGGATGATGACCTGAAAAGGCAAAATGCTTCACGTCAAACGACAG CTTGTTTTCAGTGTACCTCATCTGCAGCTACACTATATACTGGCTTAGATAGGATGATCACTGGTTTCCTACCTGATTCATTGTCTACTTGCGGAAGCTTATGTTGA